A genomic region of Oryza glaberrima chromosome 1, OglaRS2, whole genome shotgun sequence contains the following coding sequences:
- the LOC127783538 gene encoding triacylglycerol lipase SDP1-like — protein MDAISSEAPVGVFAIGPSTALGRALALRVLLCGSLGRLRHRLAAALRAALPVAAGWLHPRDNTRGILLAVCAVALLLRVRGRGGGRAGVRARVQSAYRRKFWRNMMRAALTYEEWAHAARMLDRETPRRATDADLYDEELVRNKLRELRHRRQEGSLRDIVFCMRADLLRNLGNMCNSELHKGRLQVPKLIKEYIEEVSTQLKMVCNSDSDDLPLEEKLAFMHETRHAFGRTALLLSGGASLGCFHVGVVKTLVEHKLLPRIISGSSVGSIMCSIVATRSWPELESFFEEWHSLKFFDQMGGIFPVVKRILTHGAVHDIRHLQMLLRNLTSNLTFQEAYDMTGRILVVTVCSPRKHEPPRCLNYLTSPHVLIWSAVTASCAFPGLFEAQELMAKDRFGETVPFHAPFLLGLEERVGATTRRWRDGSLESDLPMKQLKELFNVNHFIVSQANPHIAPLLRLKEIIRAYGGSFAAKLAELAEMEVKHRCNQILELGFPLGGIAKLFAQDWEGDVTVVMPATLAQYSKIIQNPSYAELQKAANQGRRCTWEKLSAIRANCAIELVLDECVALLNHMRRLKRSAERAAASQGHGPTIRLCPSRRIPSWNLIARENSSGSLEEEFLISPRTNHHADGGIAGPSNKNHHVQQNVHDGSDSESESIDLNSWTRSGGPLMRTASANKFVSFVQNLEIDTEFRTISSREDRTDVVTPNANFLVSQAIGRESVDNSAMPITPDRSLGNSGYDPHDSNVPRSPFGCSTSIMVSEGDLLQPEKIENGILFNVVRRDTLLTPTGGVELQGTSQEPDVETIQTECLDDASDDDDVGLNAGDEAAIDPRANMSSQNTQHQGSSLENINLSSSVDCEAETITSKSEGSSLFDIGMEIRPTILSTESSVYERSSAKIGLRTVHAEFISNPGAGKGEVDSGAANKEFSYFSQTADTVIFSESCETGQHHEVNVEALTSYPVSVLEDDRSGGFNLSEIMATTFIAEADAPISRRDEVEQHNGSPVETFLDTETVQAGPCSSTLEGNNTNNSEEMQVVCTSGTN, from the exons ATGGACGCGATCAGCAGCGAGGCGCCGGTGGGGGTGTTCGCGATCGGCCCGTCCACGGCGCTGGGCCGCGCGTTGGCGCTGCGGGTGCTGCTCTGCGGCTCCCTGGGGCGgctgcgccaccgcctcgccgcggcgctgcgGGCCGCGCTCCCCGTGGCGGCGGGCTGGCTGCACCCGCGGGACAACACCCGCGGGATCCTGCTCGCCGTCTGCGCCGTCGCGCTCCTGCTGCGGGTgcgggggcggggcggcgggcgcgccgGGGTCCGGGCGCGGGTGCAGTCCGCGTACCGGCGCAAGTTCTGGCGGAACATGATGCGCGCCGCGCTCACCTACGAGGAGTGGGCGCACGCCGCGCGGATGCTGGACCGCGAgaccccgcgccgcgccaccgacgccgaccTCTACGACGAGGAGCTCGTGCGCAACAAGCTCCGCGAGCTCAGGCACCGCCGCCAGGAGGGCTCGCTCAGGGACATCGTCTTCTGCATGCGCGCCGACCTGCTCAGGAATCTCGGCAACATGTGCAACTCCGAGCTCCACAAGGGGAGGCTGCAG GTGCCGAAACTCATAAAGGAGTACATTGAGGAAGTATCTACTCAGCTGAAAATGGTATGTAATTCTGATTCAGACGACTTGCCTCTCGAAGAGAAACTTGCATTTATGCATGAGACAAGACATGCCTTCGGTAGAACAGCCTTGCTGCTAAGCGGGGGTGCTTCTCTAGGTTGTTTCCATGTGGGTGTTGTGAAAACATTGGTAGAACATAAGCTTCTGCCAAGGATAATTTCAGGATCTAGCGTTGGTTCTATAATGTGCTCCATAGTAGCAACAAGGTCATGGCCAGAGCTGGAGAGCTTTTTCGAGGAGTGGCATTCCTTGAAGTTCTTTGACCAGATGGGCGGGATCTTTCCCGTAGTTAAAAGGATTTTGACTCATGGAGCTGTTCATGACATTAGACATTTGCAGATGCTTTTGAGAAATCTTACCAGCAATTTGACATTCCAAGAGGCCTATGACATGACGGGCCGGATTCTTGTTGTCACTGTGTGTTCTCCAAGGAAGCATGAGCCACCTCGATGCCTGAACTATTTGACATCACCTCATGTTCTCATCTGGAGTGCAGTAACTGCTTCCTGTGCTTTTCCTGGTCTTTTTGAGGCCCAAGAGTTGATGGCAAAAGACAGATTTGGAGAAACAGTTCCTTTTCATGCTCCTTTCCTGTTGGGCTTGGAAGAAAGAGTTGGTGCTACAACTCGGCGTTGGAGAGATGGGAGCTTGGAAAGTGATTTGCCAATGAAGCAATTGAAGGAATTATTCAATGTGAATCATTTCATAGTAAGCCAAGCCAATCCTCACATAGCTCCACTGTTGAGACTCAAGGAAATTATCAGGGCTTATGGAGGCAGTTTTGCTGCCAAG TTGGCTGAACTTGCTGAGATGGAAGTTAAGCATAGGTGCAACCAAATTCTCGAACTTGGATTTCCTTTAGGAGGAATAGCCAAGTTGTTTGCTCAAGATTGGGAAGGTGATGTCACAGTTGTTATGCCAGCCACGCTTGCTCAG TATTCCAAGATCATACAGAATCCATCTTACGCTGAGCTTCAGAAGGCTGCAAATCAGGGTAGGCGATGCACCTGGGAGAAGTTATCAGCCATTAGGGCAAATTGTGCTATTGAGCTGGTACTAGATGAATGTGTTGCCCTGTTGAACCATATGCGTAGGCTAAAGAGAAGCGCGGAAAGAGCAGCAGCTTCACAAGGACATGGTCCTACAATCAGACTCTGCCCATCTAGAAGGATTCCATCATGGAATCTCATAGCAAGAGAAAATTCATCTGGTTCCCTTGAAGAAGAATTCCTTATATCTCCTCGTACAAACCATCATGCAGATGGAGGAATTGCTGGACCATCTAACAAAAACCATCATGTCCAACAAAATGTACATGATGGCAGTGACAGTGAATCTGAGAGTATAGACTTAAACTCATGGACAAGAAGTGGTGGCCCTCTTATGAGGACAGCCTCAGCCAACAAATTCGTCAGTTTTGTTCAGAATCTTGAGATTGACACAGAGTTCAGAACAATTTCATCGAGGGAAGACAGAACTGATGTTGTAACACCAAATGCTAATTTCTTGGTTTCTCAGGCAATTGGTAGAGAATCTGTTGACAACAGTGCAATGCCTATTACTCCTGATAGGAGCTTGGGCAATTCAGGTTATGATCCTCATGATAGTAATGTCCCTAGATCTCCATTTGGTTGTTCAACAAGTATCATGGTTTCTGAAGGCGACTTACTGCAACCCGAAAAGATTGAAAATGGTATTCTGTTTAATGTTGTGAGAAGGGATACTCTTCTAACACCTACAGGTGGAGTTGAGCTTCAGGGAACATCGCAGGAACCAGACGTGGAAACAATTCAGACAGAGTGCCTTGATGATGCTTcggatgacgacgacgtgggATTAAATGCTGGTGATGAAGCAGCAATTGACCCTAGAGCAAACATGAGCAGCCAAAATACACAACACCAGGGGTCTTCACTAGAAAATATAAATCTGTCCTCTTCAGTAGATTGTGAAGCTGAAACAATTACTAGTAAATCAGAGGGTTCATCTCTTTTTGATATTGGTATGGAGATTCGTCCAACAATCTTGAGCACGGAAAGTAGTGTGTACGAGAGGTCTTCTGCAAAAATAGGACTGAGGACAGTGCATGCAGAATTTATCAGCAATCCAGGTGCTGGGAAGGGAGAAGTTGACTCAGGGGCTGCTAATAAAGAATTTTCCTATTTTTCTCAAACAGCAGATACTGTTATATTTTCAGAAAGCTGTGAAACTGGGCAACATCATGAAGTGAATGTAGAAGCTTTAACCTCATACCCTGTTTCAGTTCTGGAAGATGATAGGTCTGGTGGCTTCAATTTGAGTGAAATAATGGCTACAACTTTCATTGCCGAAGCTGATGCTCCAATATCTAGAAGAGATGAAGTTGAGCAGCATAACGGATCTCCAGTGGAAACATTCCTGGACACAGAAACGGTACAAGCTGGGCCTTGCAGTTCTACTTTGGAGGGCAACAACACCAACAATTCCGAGGAAATGCAAGTTGTTTGCACCTCAGGAACCAATTAG
- the LOC127777937 gene encoding mitochondrial import inner membrane translocase subunit TIM50-like: protein MDGVARSRLLVPLLPRISARSFSAASPASEPAAAAAAVAASDAAAATDYSSSAGDPSSAPPPPARKPLGLLKGGVLAVVAAAFGATGYVSYAYSLDEIDQRTREFRKNSKQPIRDDLSGFEKFQAMAYSAAMKVPVAAIEFYLDTRSQIEDQIRGFSEPSSDKLLPDLLPQEQHVFTLVLDLNETLVYSDWKRERGWRTFKRPGVDAFLEHLGKFYEIVVYSDQLSMYVDPVIERLDPKGCVRHRLSRVATKYENGKHYRDLSKLNRNPAQVIYISGHALESCLQPENCVEIKPWKLENDDTQLLDLIPFLEYVAMARPSDIRAVLASYQGRDIPAEFIERSKEHQRRMQEQKHQGRLWRR, encoded by the exons ATGGACGGCGTCGCGAGGTCGCGCCTCCTCGTCCCGCTCCTCCCCAGGATCTCCGCCcgctccttctccgccgcctcccccgcgtcAGAgccagcggcggctgcggcggccgtcgccgcctccgacgcggccgccgccacggacTACTCGTCCTCCGCGGGCGATCCCTCgtccgcgccgcccccgccggcccGCAAGCCGCTGGGCCTGCTCAAGGGCGGCGTCCTCGCGGTTGTCGCCGCCGCGTTCGGCGCCACAGGCTACGTCAGCTATG CTTATTCTCTGGATGAAATTGATCAGAGGACGCGGGAGTTCCGGAAGAACTCGAAGCAGCCCATCCGTGATGACCTGTCCGGTTTCGAG AAGTTTCAGGCTATGGCTTATTCAGCAGCTATGAAAG TTCCTGTTGCTGCTATTGAGTTCTATTTGGATACCAGGAGCCAAATAGAAGATCAAATTCGG GGCTTTAGTGAACCATCATCAGATAAACTTCTTCCGGATCTACTTCCTCAAGAGCAGCATGTCTTCACCCTAGTTCTGGATCTGAATGAGACTCTTGTATACTCAGATTGGAAG CGTGAGCGAGGATGGAGAACTTTTAAGAGGCCAGGAGTGGATGCCTTTTTGGAACATCTTGGAAAATTCTATGAAATTGTTGTGTACTCTGATCAGCTGAGTATG TATGTTGATCCTGTTATTGAAAGACTGGATCCAAAGGGCTGTGTTCGGCACAGGTTATCAAGAGTTGCAACTAAATATGAAAATGGAAAACACTATCGG GATTTATCAAAGCTAAACAGAAATCCCGCACAAGTCATTTATATCAGTGGGCATGCTCTGGAATCATGCCTGCAGCCTGAAAATTGTGTTGAGATCAAACCTTGGAAGCTTGAAAATGATGACACTCAACTGCTTGATCTTATTCCCTTTCTTGAAT ATGTTGCTATGGCAAGACCTTCGGATATCAGGGCTGTCCTTGCGTCCTATCAAGGCCGTGATATACCTGCTGAGTTTATTGAGCGTTCAAAGGAGCACCAGAG GCGCATGCAGGAGCAAAAGCATCAGGGCCGCTTATGGCGGAGATGA
- the LOC127767744 gene encoding uncharacterized protein LOC127767744, which produces MATKGNKLGEVMWEHRLQAAAVVALVAATVVSISAIGPRLGAVVSFFWPLLVSTGFFLVAVAVLLRISPPPSSTIDESGKELIDFVAGCRPEHHPPEAAEAAVDVPPEPEI; this is translated from the coding sequence ATGGCGACCAAGGGGAATAAGCTCGGGGAGGTAATGTGGGAGCACCggctgcaggcggcggccgtggtggcgctggtggcggcCACGGTGGTGTCGATCTCCGCCATCGGGCCCAGGCTCGGCGCCGTGGTCTCCTTCTTCTGGCCTCTGCTCGTCTCCACGGGGTTCTTCCTCGTGGCCGTGGCCGTCCTGCTCCGGATCTCGCCGCCCCCCTCCAGCACCATCGACGAGTCCGGCAAGGAGCTCATCGACTTCGTCGCCGGGTGCCGCCCGGAGCACCACCccccggaggcggcggaggccgccgtGGACGTGCCTCCGGAGCCGGAGATCTAG
- the LOC127777948 gene encoding uncharacterized protein LOC127777948, with protein MRPRAFAPPCLPGSGPLPGLAVPGRGDLFPAAGSVVGRRAAPAPAGRGAVARAVDGPSAAAAVAAAADVPPPQITWQIVVGAVAGVTPFVVAGVEFGKRIIAQKKCEICGGSGLVMKKDYYVRCQGCGGFLPWQSWRRFFTG; from the exons ATGCGGCCTCGCGCTTTTGCTCCCCCTTGCCTGCCGGGCAGTGGCCCGCTGCCTGGCCTGGCGGTCCCCGGGCGCGGCGACCTCTTCCCGGCTGCCGGCAGCGTCGTCGGCAGGAgggccgctcccgctcccgccggccggggcgccgtcgctcgcgcagtggacgggccgtccgccgctgcggccgttgccgccgcggcggacgtCCCGCCCCCGCAGATCACGTGGCAGATCGTCGTCGGCGCTGTAG CTGGAGTGACtcccttcgtcgtcgccggggTCGAGTTCGGCAAGAGAATT ATTGCACAGAAGAAATGTGAAATCTGTGGAGGCTCTGGGCTTGTGATGAAGAAGGATTACTACGTTCGCTGCCAAGGGTGTG GCGGTTTTCTTCCGTGGCAGTCATGGAGAAGATTCTTCACCGGCTGA
- the LOC127783548 gene encoding E3 ubiquitin-protein ligase SINA-like 10 — MEQSAGQRSSVATIATVDLEVLDGTVCCHPLKPPVLQCGVGHVICSSCHGKLPDKNRCHVCAMDTAYNRCFAVEQILRSILVPCRNAGYGCDAKTAYHDSDSHEDGCPHAPCFCPEPGSGFAGATSSLPAHFTGGHGWPPATEFRRARAFDLQVQEGKRVLRDVDGGHLFLVDVAPAGPAGLAGAVLLLDPHAGAKAKPKFECHVAFHCRATGWRSSSEFPVRSTALAGGSLPADCYAFVVPRVAHPPATASIIVSVYDVSKKRPRNGDIRQHLKSRVN; from the exons ATGGAGCAGAGCGCCGGGCAGAGGAGCTCCGTCGCCACCATTGCCACCGTCGATCTGGAGGTACTCGACGGCACCGTCTGCTGTCATCCCCTCAAGCCTCCAGTCTTGCAG tgtGGAGTTGGGCATGTCATTTGTTCGTCCTGCCATGGCAAGCTCCCGGACAAGAACAGGTGCCACGTCTGCGCCATGGACACCGCGTACAACCGCTGCTTCGCCGTGGAGCAAATTCTGAGGTCCATCCTGGTGCCTTGCCGCAACGCCGGCTACGGGTGCGACGCCAAGACGGCCTACCACGACAGCGACAGCCACGAGGACGGGTGCCCGCACGCGCCGTGCTTCTGCCCGGAGCCCGGGAGCGGCTTCGCCGGCGCGACTTCGTCGCTGCCCGCGCACTTCACCGGCGGCCACGGCTGGCCGCCCGCCACCGAGTTCAGGCGCGCCAGGGCGTTCGACCTGCAGGTCCAGGAGGGCAAGCGGGTCCTCCGCGACGTGGACGGCGGCCACCTGTTCCTGGTCGACGTCGCGCCGGCCGGAcccgccggcctcgccggcgccgtgctccTCCTGGATCCCCATGCCGGCGCGAAGGCGAAGCCCAAGTTCGAGTGCCACGTCGCGTTCCACTGCCGCGCCACGGGGTGGCGGTCGTCGTCGGAGTTCCCGGTGAGGAGCACGGCCCTCGCCGGTGGGTCGTTGCCGGCCGACTGCTACGCGTTCGTCGTGCCCAGGGTTGCTCatccgcccgccaccgccagcaTCATCGTGTCCGTCTACGACGTCTCCAAGAAACGACCACGCAACGGTGACATTCGGCAACACCTGAAGTCCCGGGTCAACTAA
- the LOC127755141 gene encoding uncharacterized protein LOC127755141, with protein MSKRQGPPKHQNRYAWKPNLGQKINETEPGGRFRPFSEITGVCQRCKDQIDWKRRYGKYKPIVEPAKCQKCGKRNVRQAYHNVCTACSKDLGICAKCCTCVKALVGRDLSEQESERKELEEAIRGARERERRTLLRLMNKGGGESGPSVPKIADRSREGDIFPAASLDEYAEQARQQDDSDEEEARDFVED; from the exons ATGTCGAAGCGGCAGGGTCCCCCGAAGCATCAGAACCGCTACGCGTGGAAGCCCAACCTCGGGCAGAAGATCAACGAGACC GAGCCCGGCGGCAGGTTCCGTCCTTTTTCGGAGATCACCGGCGTCTGCCAGCGCTGCAAGGACCAAATCGACTGGAAGAGAAG ATACGGGAAGTACAAGCCTATCGTTGAGCCGGCAAAATG TCAGAAGTGTGGGAAACGGAACGTCCGACAGGCGTATCACAACGTCTGCACGG CTTGCTCCAAGGACCTTGGGATTTGCGCGAAGTGCTGCACTTGTGTTAAAGCGCTTGTCGGAAG GGATCTTAGTGAACAGGAGAGTGAGCGCAAGGAACTAGAGGAG GCCATAAGAGGTGctagggagagggagaggcgcaCACTTCTTCGCCTT ATGAACAAAGGTGGCGGGGAGAGCGGACCGTCGGTTCCAAAGATTGCTGACAGAAGTCGTGAAGGGGACATTTTCCCTGCTGCATCCCTTGACGAATATGCTGAACAAGCTAGACAGCAAGATGATTCAGATGAAGAAGAGGCCAGGGATTTTGTAGAAGATTAA
- the LOC127777927 gene encoding glutelin type-A 1, with amino-acid sequence MASINRPIVFFTVCLFLLCNGSLAQQLLGQSTSQWQSSRRGSPRECRFDRLQAFEPIRSVRSQAGTTEFFDVSNEQFQCTGVSVVRRVIEPRGLLLPHYTNGASLVYIIQGRGITGPTFPGCPESYQQQFQQSGQAQLTESQSQSHKFKDEHQKIHRFRQGDVIALPAGVAHWCYNDGEVPVVAIYVTDLNNGANQLDPRQRDFLLAGNKRNPQAYRREVEERSQNIFSGFSTELLSEALGVSSQVARQLQCQNDQRGEIVRVEHGLSLLQPYASLQEQEQGQVQSRERYQEGQYQQSQYGSGCSNGLDETFCTMRVRQNIDNPNRADTYNPRAGRVTNLNTQNFPILNLVQMSAVKVNLYQNALLSPFWNINAHSVVYITQGRARVQVVNNNGKTVFNGELRRGQLLIIPQHYAVVKKAQREGCAYIAFKTNPNSMVSHIVGKSSIFRALPNDVLANAYRISREEAQRLKHNRGDEFGAFTPIQYKSYQDVYNAAESS; translated from the exons ATGGCATCCATAAATCGCCCCATAGTTTTCTTCACAGTTTGCTTGTTCCTCTTGTGCAATGGCTCTCTAGCCCAGCAGCTATTAGGCCAGAGCACTAGTCAATGGCAGAGTTCTCGTCGTGGAAGTCCAAGAGAATGCAGGTTCGATAGGTTGCAAGCATTTGAGCCAATTCGGAGTGTGAGGTCTCAAGCTGGCACAACTGAGTTCTTCGATGTCTCTAATGAGCAATTTCAATGTACCGGAGTATCTGTTGTCCGTCGAGTTATTGAACCTAGAGGCCTTCTACTACCCCATTACACTAATGGTGCATCTCTAGTATATATCATCCAAG GGAGAGGTATAACAGGGCCAACTTTCCCAGGCTGTCCTGAGTCCTACCAACAACAGTTCCAACAATCAGGCCAAGCCCAATTGACCGAAAGTCAAAGCCAAAGTCATAAGTTCAAGGATGAACATCAAAAGATCCACCGTTTCAGACAAGGAGATGTAATTGCATTGCCTGCTGGTGTAGCTCATTGGTGCTACAATGATGGTGAAGTGCCAGTTGTTGCCATATATGTCACTGATCTCAACAACGGTGCTAATCAACTTGACCCTAGGCAAAGG GATTTCTTGTTAGCTGGAAATAAGAGAAACCCTCAAGCATACAGGCGTGAGGTTGAGGAGCGGTCACAGAACATATTTAGTGGCTTTAGCACTGAACTACTTAGCGAGGCTCTTGGCGTAAGCAGCCAAGTGGCAAGGCAGCTCCAATGTCAAAATGACCAAAGAGGAGAAATTGTCCGTGTCGAACACGGGCTCAGTTTGCTGCAGCCATATGCATCATTGCAGGAGCAGGAACAAGGACAAGTGCAATCAAGAGAGCGTTATCAAGAAGGACAATATCAGCAAAGTCAATATGGAAGTGGCTGCTCTAACGGTTTGGATGAGACCTTTTGCACCATGAGGGTAAGGCAAAACATCGATAATCCTAACCGTGCTGATACATACAATCCAAGAGCTGGAAGGGTTACAAATCTCAACACCCAGAATTTCCCCATTCTTAATCTTGTACAGATGAGTGCAGTCAAAGTAAATCTATACCAG AACGCACTCCTTTCACCATTTTGGAACATCAACGCTCACAGCGTCGTGTATATTACTCAAGGCCGTGCCCGGGTTCAAGTTGTCAACAACAATGGAAAGACAGTGTTCAACGGCGAGCTTCGCCGCGGACAGCTGCTTATTATACCACAACACTATGCAGTTGTAAAGAAGGCACAAAGAGAAGGATGTGCTTACATTGCATTCAAGACCAATCCTAACTCTATGGTAAGCCACATTGTAGGAAAGAGTTCCATCTTCCGTGCTCTCCCAAATGATGTTCTAGCAAATGCATATCGCATCTCAAGAGAAGAGGCTCAGAGGCTCAAGCATAACAGAGGAGATGAGTTCGGTGCATTCACTCCAATCCAATACAAGAGCTACCAAGACGTTTATAATGCGGCAGAATCCTCTTAG